ACATAAGTTCTAAAaatgggaagaatttttttggaTCATATTGGTGGCACTCGCCTGTTCTCCTGCGCAAACTGCGACACGATTCTGACCAACCGCTCCGAGCTCATCTCCACTCGCTTTACAGGGGCCACAGGAAGGGCCTTCCTTTTTAACAAGGTTGGTAAGAAGCTGGAAAAACTGCTcttcacttctgaaaaatgagTTTGTGGGATATGAATCTGTCATGAGATTGAAAAAACTTCTTGGCTAAAGTGTtgtataattattattttattttattcatttgtcTTTGAAGTCAAATTTGACATTTACTGTTGATGGGAAACTTACCTAAATTAGTTTTGTCTGCAAtactgaaagacaaaataaagaaGATTATTTATATAGAGGCATCAAGCCAAAATCGATGCCGTTTTAACTTTGGAGACTTCTGTAATATGAACCTCAAATTCACTCTGAGAGTGTCCGGTGTCTGTCAAAGGGTTCCAAAGGTGTTTTCACTTttatgcagttaaaaaaaaagtctagaTAATACTCGGtttaatttctgaaatgcatttaaGGTAACAGTAGTCTGGCAACTTAAGTTGCCACAGTCAACCACAATCTCTTTTACAGGCAATAATACTCTGGTTTAATTTAATAAGTTTTTAATTGAGCATATTCAATAGATTGAAATACAGAAGTCATAACTTCGGAGTGAATTGTAGGATTATTTATGAACCTGCCATAAAGACCTGTCCATTAGATTAATTGAAAAAATTGTGATTGTCCTTTGCTTTCTCGCAAAGTTCCTGGTCGTGTAATGCTTGGTGTATTTCAGTTTCGTTTTTTTCTTGTAAGCCATTTGGCCATGGGCAGACTTGATAGGGGCATCAGTAATGTCTTAACTGTGTTTTGCTCTGGGACTTCTGCTATCCTGAATCTTGCTGTAGTGAGAGATTTCTTTCTCATCCAATAAGCACTGGATCCTGGGGTTAAgatttttttgattttaaatagtGGGGTTTAATCACAGCAGTTTGagtttctgcatttctgcagtcTGAAGCTGTACATCTGAAGCAGTCAGGTGCAAAGGTGAGAAAGCAGTGCAGTCCCATCTTTTAGAATCTGCATATCAGCAGTTTGGATATAGTTATGACATCAACTTTTCAACGAATTATACATCTTGGTTTTCTGGTGGTGCTGCAAAAGAAgttaaaagtatattttaaactGCTGATACAGCACACCAAAAGGTGCATGTTTCATGTCTGCATTCTCAGCCACTGACCCTGGCTTTTTCTTAGATAATTATTTCGAAAGCACCACAAGATTTTTAAAGAGCTACctcttttaatattttggttCTGGGTTCTGGGACTTGGTGATCACATCGGCTGCTAGAAATGGGTTACATACATTACAACTGGATTAATATAAATGTACAAGCTGTTCACTGGGAGTTTCTCACCCAGAGCTGAACACAGCACTTTTGCACATTATGTGATAGCAATTCATGTCTCTCAGTTAAAATGTGAGGGTTTTACATCATTGTGAAATGCATCTGTAAGGTGCTACCTTCTCAAGAAGGGGATTTTTTTACAGTGCAGTTTTCAGTTCGTGTGCAGTGCCACAGGCTCTTTCCTTCTAGCATGCTGATAGTCATTTATTTACCAGAGTTCCTGTAGGCAGACTAATCCTTTGTGTTCCCTGTGCGCTGTGTGTTTGTCCCAGGTGGTAAATCTGCAGTATAGCGAAGTTCAGGACCGGGTCATGCTCACTGGCCGCCACATGGTTCGGGACGTGAGCTGCAAGAACTGCAACAGCAAACTGGGCTGGATCTATGAGTTTGCCACTGAAGACAGCCAGCGCTACAAGGAAGGCCGCGTTATCCTGGAAAGAGCCTTGGTGCGGGAGAGCGAAGGCTTCGAGGAGCATGTGCCATCCGACAATTCCTGAAGAGGCTCCGGTCTCTTCTCAGGTTCTCTGCAATTGAAACtcaaatataataaaatcaacaaaaaaatctgcttaCATACACTGTCACCTTAGCATCAGAGTCGGATTCATGGACTACAAAGTGGGAAAGATTGTGAGAATATTTCAGATGGAACCTTcctttctttattccttttatattttactttccctccagcagctgtttGTAGAAAGAATGTTGTGCAGATGCTGtaactttttctctctttcatttaCATCTGTTAGATTTGAGATTGTATCTTCAGATTCGGTGggctaaaaggaaaatatttgcaggatTTGTCTTTCATTGGAGAGAAATtcaatgaggttttttttttagtttgcaCAAACTGATGTCAGCATcaagttattttaaaactacagatgttttttttaaaagtatattccAACTTTTGGCTTAAGTTTTTAGttaggtttttgggtttttggtttttttttttacccagcCTTTTCACCTGGTTTGCTAGCTAAGTAAAGAGATCCGAATTTGTGCTGAGTGCTAAAGGTTCAGTGTTGGTACGGCTTGGGCTGGCCCATGTGCCATATTCTTGTTGAGGTTGATTGGTAGCACAGAGCCCATTATTTCTTGTCATTCTTGACCCAAAGATGTCACCGTTCCTTGTTTATTCGTGAAGTCCCATTCACCATGTAAACTGGTGTTGATTGGAAACTATTCTTGAAATAGGGCAGAActgcttggctttttttaactttaacAGATGTAACTTATGAGCATAGTAATAATATAAAGTAATAGCTGTCTGTTTAGTCTTGCATTGCTTACAAATCCAGCTGTGTTTGTAATGATAGGGGTCCACTGAGAAACTACTGTTTcagtagtaattttttttcatttctctactAATCTCATTAAGTTAGACAGGGAATTGCAAATCTTAATTCTTCTTCAAGTAGCTTTCTTTAAACCCAGAACTTCCTATGTTAAACACAGCTGCTGTGTAAAAGGAGAAGATTGCCAGCATGTTTGTTCATGCCTAGTTATGCAATCTGCATCTCTTGAAAAGATTAACTTAAACAGCTTGTTTTCAAATGCTGCTTCTGGTGTTGAAACCTTTAACTTTCAACTTTGTTGAACCTTTTCATTGTGATGTtacattttttatctttctggGCAG
The window above is part of the Corvus moneduloides isolate bCorMon1 chromosome 3, bCorMon1.pri, whole genome shotgun sequence genome. Proteins encoded here:
- the YPEL5 gene encoding protein yippee-like 5, with the translated sequence MGRIFLDHIGGTRLFSCANCDTILTNRSELISTRFTGATGRAFLFNKVVNLQYSEVQDRVMLTGRHMVRDVSCKNCNSKLGWIYEFATEDSQRYKEGRVILERALVRESEGFEEHVPSDNS